Below is a window of Candidatus Leptovillus gracilis DNA.
CTGGACGAGAAGGAAGTTTGGATTCATGATGCTGGTGTGGGATTGGCCGACGTGCAGACAGCCAACATTGCCCGGTATGTCATTCGCCAGGCGGTGAATGTAACCGGGCGACGCAACTATCTGCCGCCGGCTAAGGATCGCGGCCGACCGGCTCAATACGGTGAAAAAGTGCGTCCGTTGCCGCGGGAACGACTCGAACACCTGATAGCAGCGACGTCGCCGGATGTCAGCACGCAATTTCAATTTCAAGGACGCACCATTCAAGTTCAAGGCTGGCAAGAGCTGGTGCGTGCTGACCAGAAAGTGGCCGATGCGACGCAAACCTTCACCATTTGGACCTTTTCCGACCCTTTGTATAAGAAGCCAATGGTTCTGGGCACAAACCTGGCGGCCTCGGCAGAGACGGTCTTTCTTCTCTACCTTGACCGCTGGCCCGTTGAGCAACCGCCACTGGTCGCCAAGCAAATGTTGGGATTACATCGTCAATTCGTTTTTGCCCCCGTCTCAGTTCTCCGGCTGCCAGAGTTGGCGTTGTTGGTGGCTAACATCCTGACCTACCTGGCTGCGGTGCTGCCGGCGATGCCTACCGGATTTTGGGACAGGCAGCCGAAGCGCACCTCAGGACGGTTGCGGCGCGTGTTAGCCAGGGCAGTTTTTCCTAATGAATACCCTTTTGCTGACCGACTTCGAGAAAAGCAGTCGGTTACGGCCCATTTGCCCAAGGGAATTCTAGCCCATCGGCGAAGGAAACGACGCCAAACGGCTCCCTGAAACGGTATTTGGCGCTATTTTCGCCCACATTGTTAAAGTTCTTTGAGCCAAAGCTGGGCTTTGGATTGTTCGTTTTGCCCTTTTGGGGCAAGCAGTTACCGGAAAGTAAAGCTGATGGTGGCTTGAGAAACGGCCGTTGCCCATCCCAGCCCCAACGCCAGACAGCCTGCCAGCAAAACCAAACCAGGCCAAAATTGTGTCTGCCCTTTCGCCTTCATAAGCACCTTCTGCGGGCGATCCACCTGTCATTCAGAGTCTTTCACCACCTGTACCAACAGCCACACTACCAATTTTACATGATAAACGCAATTATTATGCCCCTCTCACTGCGCCGGGTAAAAAGCTGACAGTGGCCCTGACGACGTGAGAGTAGATTTTGATGACGCTCTCTACGCCAGCCAGATGCAGCACAAACTTCACCTGCGCTCGCGGGCTGGCAATGCGGAGATCGCCGCCCTGTCGCCGTACTTGCTGCGTTCCCTTCAGCAATGTTTTGATCCCGGCGCTGCTCAGGTAATCTACTTTTTGCAAGTCAGCTACCAGAAAAATGGTACCGGCGGCAATTTGCTCCTGGATGGTCTGGGTAAGGAGGGGGGTAGAGAGGGCATCTAAACGGCCGTTTACGGACAGGATCGCCACGTTATGGTAACGACTTGTGCGAACGTCCATTTTATTCCACCCTAAGGGAAAAGTTAGCCCCCGGCTTCGGCTCAACTTGCGCTGCAAAAACCAACCAGCACTCAGGCAGAGGTCGGAAAAGATCGGCGCTGCG
It encodes the following:
- a CDS encoding STAS domain-containing protein, coding for MDVRTSRYHNVAILSVNGRLDALSTPLLTQTIQEQIAAGTIFLVADLQKVDYLSSAGIKTLLKGTQQVRRQGGDLRIASPRAQVKFVLHLAGVESVIKIYSHVVRATVSFLPGAVRGA